A single genomic interval of Desulfobotulus mexicanus harbors:
- a CDS encoding sodium:solute symporter family transporter, protein MLIKTLVVVLYFAVILWAGFAGLRRTRSFADFFLGGGNIGPWMSAFTYATAYFSAVLFIGFAGSVGWNFGVSGLWIAFGNAFVGVLGVWMIMGRAIKKMSVTYDVQTMAEFFDKRYNSPGLKLFASMMHSQKVSSHIL, encoded by the coding sequence ATGCTCATTAAAACCCTTGTGGTAGTCTTGTATTTTGCAGTGATTCTGTGGGCTGGTTTTGCCGGTTTGCGCAGAACACGCTCTTTTGCGGATTTTTTTCTGGGCGGTGGCAATATCGGCCCGTGGATGAGTGCTTTTACCTATGCAACGGCTTATTTTTCTGCTGTTTTGTTCATTGGATTTGCCGGAAGTGTGGGTTGGAATTTCGGGGTTTCCGGACTCTGGATTGCCTTTGGTAATGCATTTGTGGGAGTTTTAGGTGTCTGGATGATCATGGGAAGGGCCATCAAGAAGATGTCCGTCACCTATGATGTGCAGACTATGGCTGAATTTTTTGATAAGCGTTATAATAGCCCCGGCCTGAAACTTTTTGCATCCATGATGCACTCGCAAAAAGTCTCAAGCCATATTTTGTGA
- the argC gene encoding N-acetyl-gamma-glutamyl-phosphate reductase, producing the protein MIRVAVIGATGYAGAELVRILSSHPQVRMTMLTSRQYAGQLFSDVFPPFYKRIDLPLENYDVKKIVAEADLVFMALPHQLPMNMVPELLEGGCRVVDLSADFRFSDPVEYETFYETHRAPELCGESVYGLSEFFKEDISGARLVGNPGCYPTCILLPLLPLVQKQWVDLSHVVCDAKSGVSGAGRGVSLATHYCEIAQGFKAYKVGAHRHRPEIASIIEGVAEQRPAITFVPHLVPTIRGMLATSYLKLKENRTEAEIRECLQQAYKDRPFVRILPEGRFPDLSFVRGTNYCDIALRLDPETGVLILVSAIDNLVKGASGQAIQNMNIMWKLDETMGLDILPPVI; encoded by the coding sequence ATGATCCGCGTTGCTGTTATCGGTGCTACAGGATATGCTGGTGCGGAACTGGTGCGTATCCTCAGCTCTCATCCTCAGGTCAGGATGACCATGCTGACTTCCCGGCAGTATGCGGGGCAGCTTTTTTCAGATGTTTTCCCACCATTTTATAAGCGCATTGATCTGCCTCTGGAGAACTATGATGTGAAAAAAATTGTGGCAGAGGCGGATCTTGTTTTTATGGCACTGCCCCATCAGCTGCCTATGAATATGGTGCCGGAGCTTCTGGAGGGAGGGTGTCGTGTGGTGGATCTTTCTGCGGATTTTCGTTTTTCGGACCCGGTGGAGTATGAGACTTTCTATGAAACTCACAGAGCACCGGAGTTGTGCGGGGAATCCGTATATGGATTGAGTGAATTTTTTAAGGAAGACATCAGCGGCGCCAGGCTGGTGGGGAACCCGGGCTGCTATCCCACATGTATTCTTCTTCCGTTACTGCCGCTGGTTCAGAAGCAATGGGTTGATCTTTCCCATGTGGTCTGTGATGCCAAGTCAGGTGTCAGTGGTGCAGGCAGAGGTGTTTCCCTGGCAACCCACTATTGTGAAATTGCACAGGGATTTAAGGCTTATAAGGTAGGAGCCCACAGGCATCGTCCTGAAATTGCCTCCATTATTGAGGGGGTTGCTGAGCAGAGACCTGCCATTACCTTTGTGCCCCACCTGGTGCCCACGATAAGGGGTATGCTGGCAACTAGCTACCTGAAACTGAAGGAAAACAGGACTGAGGCAGAAATAAGAGAATGTCTTCAGCAGGCTTATAAAGACAGGCCATTTGTCCGGATACTGCCCGAAGGTCGCTTCCCTGACCTTTCATTTGTGAGGGGTACAAACTATTGTGATATTGCCCTGCGTCTGGATCCGGAAACCGGTGTGCTGATTCTGGTGTCTGCCATAGACAACCTTGTAAAAGGAGCTTCAGGGCAGGCGATTCAGAATATGAACATTATGTGGAAGCTGGATGAAACCATGGGTCTGGATATTCTGCCGCCTGTGATTTAA